In the genome of Candidatus Ruthia magnifica str. Cm (Calyptogena magnifica), one region contains:
- a CDS encoding outer membrane protein assembly factor BamE: MNKLTLIVFLLPFLSACLPKMSDISLLTLYKDDIHQGSVLERFKINQLNLGMSKTQVQDLIGSPSIIDSFHNNQWDYINYSTLHKKDNIHYRLVLKFNDDILVHINTTNIGSLSQLTDKEKEAENKRISYEKKEKITKEKTLTKKVSENYAK, from the coding sequence ATGAATAAATTAACTTTGATTGTATTTTTATTGCCATTCTTATCTGCATGTTTGCCTAAAATGTCAGATATATCATTATTAACACTGTATAAAGATGATATCCACCAAGGCTCAGTGCTAGAAAGGTTTAAAATCAATCAACTGAATTTAGGCATGTCTAAAACACAAGTGCAAGATTTAATTGGATCACCAAGCATTATTGACTCCTTTCACAATAACCAATGGGACTATATTAACTACTCTACTTTGCATAAAAAGGATAACATTCACTATCGCTTAGTATTAAAATTTAATGATGACATATTAGTACATATTAACACAACTAATATCGGCTCATTATCACAACTCACTGATAAAGAAAAAGAGGCAGAAAATAAACGTATCAGCTATGAAAAAAAGGAAAAAATTACTAAAGAAAAAACGTTAACCAAAAAAGTATCAGAGAATTACGCTAAATAG